The window AACCTGCATGAACAACCacagtaactaagtacattgaAACTATCAAAGGCTTTCATGGACATGGATATTCAAAAGGAGCCAATCGTGCTACACAGATTCAAATGTTAGCCTACGTGcaatgaaaaacacaatgtgtgcAATCTGAATACTCTCCTGTCTTATATTATAcaggctttctttttcttcaaacttGTTTACATGGAAAGAACATTGCTGTTGTTACAGATGGGAGTCTACCTGTCCTGTAAAGTTGTGTGGTGTATATCTGTACTGATTTCATTCAATCTATGTACTGTAGATGTAAGACAGAGTACTATGTGGTTGAAACCTGAAATAAATCTGAGGAAAGTGCTGCACTGTTTTGGGGATTTCactataaaaaaaggaaaatgacaaAGATACCCGCTGTAAAAGGTATGAAAGACCTTGATAATCAAAGAAGGTGTGATCCTTACACAAACTAACAGATACAAATGTTATTTACAACATACTTAATTCCTGGATTGATTTGACCTTTCTCCCAATGATAAAAGGACAACTGTTGAAGGCAACACATCATTATATTTCCTGCAATGCAGTTCAACTGcgaaacaaaatatcaaaacagtaaaaattcagatatttcagtttgaaaCATTCAACAAATGAACTAAAATTGTCAACAGAATGTCAGGAAGTTAACAGTGTTGACGTTTTATCAAAGAcattgtaatataaaataatcgTGACAGCAGTATTAACAAACACGCTTTACTTTATtagtaatataaaataatcatgacagCAGTATTAACAAACACGCTTTACTTTATTACACATAAACTCAGGCACTCAGAAAGAGTGGAAAAGTACTGTAGAAGGTCAGAAACTGCGTGAGAGCATCCCCGCGTCTACACGCCAAGTGCAGAACAGTCACACAAGAACAGGGAgggcctgagacacacacacacacacatgatgaatCAACCACCTGGCTTAAGGAGTAGGCAAGGTCCTTCACTGTAGAAAACTGACAGTAAGATAAGGAAATAGAACAGATTGCCCGAATAAAACCAGTCCAGACCAGATTCGACATGTACACtcgacaacatacacacactgaaagatgacAGCAACCAATGGGACGTGAGCCAGTGTGATATGCCCAGAGCTCAACCAGGCCGCTTATAGCTAAAACAGCTCCGCCTGCTACTTTAATCAGGGTGCAAACTCATCAgtgaaaaaggtgacaaggaCCCAAACCCCCtcggaatatatatatatacacatacacatacacatatatatatatattgcatatgcttcaatgttattccagtaaaacacaaataagttGCGGCTATTTAGCTTGGATGGTTATCAACTTTCACAACCCCTTTAACTCGTCCTTGATTCTTTTCCGAGTTTGACATGGGTAACTCacagaataaacatttgaaatacttCCTACTTAACTCCCTTCCCATTTGGCTCCCCCACCCCAACCCAGCATCCcttgacagaaacacaaaacctTTGTATACAATATTGAACTAcatacaaaactaaataaaataaacatgtcagGTACACAAATCTCAAatcttttttgccttttttgccTGTAGGCTACCAGTACTTCCAGTGCCTTTTTCCTAAATATTAGCAAGGGGAGGTAGGGGGCTTCTCACCCCTCATTCGCTAACATTACATCGATATCAGAGTAAGCCTTTGCTCCGTTgattttccattatttattttaggtttttttttttaatgtgaaggtaTGGTAGGTACATTTAACGTTGTTTTCTCCTTAGATTTTTCAAAGGTTCTGAGAAATAGACACTGTACTATCCGATAACACCGTTAAACCAGCAAAAATGGTTGTGATTTGACCAAACTGTCTGAGGCTCCCTAACCTGAGAACCTATCCTGAAATCAAGGCAGCTACAGACCCGAAGATGACATGATTACACCTTGTCCAGCGCCTTTTTTTGGTATTCTAATCTCTGTTAGACATCCACATCTCCCTGgtccgtgcacgtataactgctcggaaatgcaatattcatgcaaagcttaaaataaagcacttttgAATTTAACTCAAAACAATCCTTCTCTCTGGTGTCTGACGAATCCTGAGCGCAACAACATCCCTGTTCTGTtttgcagagatatctactgaaatgagtatgctaaccagctagcccagGTGGCCCTGTCCTGCAATGCCACTTGTTCCTTTAGAGTCACTATAGCGCTCAGTCAACTGAGAGGACAGAAACGTTGAGCTTCCCCGAGGGCTTGTAACTCCTGGTGAAGGTACAGGGTCTGTGTACGCTTTGAGAgtttgtttattaaattaaatccaAAATGGCAGAAACGAGAAAACGACTCGTATTTTAGTTTCGTCCTCCCTGCCAGCAGGAGACTACTTGGCCTGGAGGTACAGCACTTGTAGCAAGTCAAATTCAGCCAGCACAAACCCCAGCACCGGTGGGGTGGAGCGCTGGCTCTAACCTGTATGACAGCAGGAATAGAAAGTTGGGGCAGTCCACCAGGATCAGAGCCCCGGCTTTGGGGTAAGTGCTGGCTGAAATCCAGATGCTACGGTTAACTGAAAGTCCGTCTCCGGAGCTGCCACCTGCACCTTCAAAACTAGACTTCCACTAGATTTTATTAGGGCCCCCCTACAAGATATGGCCTCAAGAGCATGTGAGAATGTACGCTGCCTTAAGTCTCTTCAGTATGCCTTTCATGTTATTTTGCCAAATTGTGAACCTAGAGCTTTCGGGCTCAATACGTGGTGGTGCAAATGACTCCATCATTTATTCCTTCGTCCAAGAAGTCCAATATAATTTGCCTTTACATATCTTCCACGTGCAACATCTGATCAAACAACTGTTTTTGACTGAATGCAACAAATTCACAAGccattaaaaaactgaaaaaacttCATGTAAAGTCACTGTGTATCTACGAAGGCATGATCATGTTTAATGttcaaataacaataataatacaaaaataatataggAGTTATTATATCCAGAAAATCAACAAACAGTGGAGCATTACACTTTActggcaacagaaaaaaagtgagaaacTAATTTGCTTTGAGCTCTTCCACCCTCCTACATTCAGGCGCTCAGTACGATCATGCATTTGACACAGGTTAAAGGCAGTTAAGGTTTAGTGCTTATTTCCCGACTGTGAGCATCAGTTCCCTTCAGGACCGATGTCAGAGTATCCCAGATTCTTGTGAAACAGCTCCTCTTGCAGTCTTCTCAGAGCCACCAGTGGATCCTCTTTGACAGGGTGTTCGTGCTGGGAGGATATTTTGGAGATGTAGCCTTGATCAGATCCACTGCTTGAACCCTTTCCACTGGGCTCCAGAACCTCGTCCTCTTCCATCTCCGCAGGCTGAAAATGGCCGATTTCGGATTGATGGAAGTATTCCCTCTGCATGCTGTCACATGTGAATTCTTGAGGTTTTGAGTTCAGGGTGTCCTTTGGGGCCGAGCTTCTCTTCTCTAAACGAGCAGAGAGATGGCCCATTGGTAGCAGGGAATCCTCTTCTTCATTCTCTATGGGAATTTGACCCGAGGGTTCTGCCTGGAGGGAAAGCCAGTTCTGTCTTGGTGGTCGCAGGTTGTTCAAAACAGGCTCAACTATGTAGACAGATTCTGGCCTGGGGCTGTGAGGATGTACATGATCCGTCAACACTTCATCCAGGTTTGACAGATAGTGATGTTTGCGCTCAGGGTTGACTACTGGTATAAGTTCTGCCACTGACAACAGTTTGTGCTCTGGGTTGAGCTCAGGTGTAAGCACGAGGAGACTTTCACCATTTTCATTGATTTGTACTTCATGGATGTAGACAGGAAGTCCATCTCTGATTAGAGGAACACACTCCAGGACTGGAGGGATCTGCAGCTGGTCTATTAGTCGGTTAGCCTCAGTCATGACCTCCTCCTCATCGTTCACACACTCCCTTTCGAACCAGTCAGGATTTTCCACCTGGTAGGCGTGGAAGGCTTCGATGGCATTCTTCAGGGCTCTACCTGATGGACAGTCAAAATATTCGTCCCCACCTATGCCCTTGATGTGGTTGACCTGACCTGGCTGATACTTCTCAATGTCTAGGATGCGGAAGTACAGCTCTTCGAAATGCTTCATCAGCTTGTATTTGACTGCAATGTCAAAAACTGATGGTACATCTTGTTCTCTGCTGATGTCGTCAAAGTAAGCCACCATGTACCTGCCCAGCATGCCGGCCTGGTGCATGTCTGGGAGGAAGAGGTTGAGAAAGGGAGTGAGCATGTCGTCGGTAGGGGAGAGGACGTCTTCCCTCAGAGTCACCCGGCCTTGACCGCACATGGCTCTCCACTTTGCCTGGACGCCTTGCGAGCACAGCACCAGGATTTTGTCGGAGGGATTTTTGAGCTGTTGTCGTTGCCACTCAAGCCAGCGAAGGCGCCCAACCATGCCGACCGAAGTGGAGTCTAACATGTCCACCAGCACCTTGGTGCCACACTTGGCCTGAAGGAAGGCGCATAGCTTTAGCACTACGTCCCTGTAGAGGCGGTGGTCCTGGGAGTAGATGACCAGCACCTTGGGAGGCTGTTTAGGCTGCTCCCACGGTATTTCATCTACCACAGGTGCCGCAGTTACACCAGTTTTGCCTGAAAGTGCATAAGAGCACAGATAAATGCAAattaagagacattttaaaggttatttatacaaaaattCAGATCAttgatatagcagcaaacaactatttgctatgtaaacaTTTAGTGTAGTAATGTTGTTCTGAGCAGAGCATGAAGCTAAAACACATGTCAATTCATGCTAatcacatgcatacagtcttttaaaaataaattccttcACATGAAAcgacttagttatgtttaggcgACATAACTACCCCCCCAGGTAAACACAGATATCTCTGTCCGCATCATTAGCTGCTCAAAATGTAGAATCTTTTCTGCCCTGAGTCTCAAAATGTAGAATCTTTTCAACCATAACATTGGGACAAATCAACTAAATCAATGTTTCTCATTGAAATCAGATTCATTTTGAAGTTAGAACTTAATAgttcaaactgaaaatatagTGGGACTAACCTGGCTTCCTGCAGAGGACGTACATCATAACTGCCATCACAGCACACATAAACACCACTCCCAGGACGACAAACGTGTACATGGGGACATCGGGGGCATCCGTCGGCTTTACTGTGGAAATCAGAACATGGTTCACTGATTAGCATTTCCCATAAGGTGTTGTGTTAGTCATGCTAATGGCGAAGCTCCAGGCAAGGTTGGTGAGTTGGTCATTCAGAATGGCTCCTGGATTGATTGCTTGactgactttgttgatcccctgactttttctctaGCACCACAAATTAATTCACACAATTCTCTTACAGCTAACTCAGTTGTTTCCCACATGATGAGGTACTGATGTGGGTGATTGCCTAGTTTTCATCTGTTGCCATCATCAggtaaaatatttgaatttgtCCAATAGTCAGgtcacttttatttataaagcacaaaTCACAAACTCGCCTCAGATATGAAAAAACTCTCCCCAAAATGACtttaaccagaaaaaaaagggcCTTTTCACAGAAGCCATTTTGACATGACTTTGCAGgtgtaattaattaatattcattTCAGAACGGCTgtgacacaaaaaatataattggaCCATAATTAATTTGCTTGCCCTGCAATACTGTGACAAAATACTGTGAAAGCAGAAGTAGTAATTGTTTTTGCCATTAACAGGTAAATGCATTTCCTGGCTTGAGCTGATTTTAAAACATGGTGTCTTAATGTAgggagagtctgtctgtctgtctatgcTGTGGGAAGCAGGTGTGGCTGCCAGTACCTCATCCGTCAGGAGCTTTTCATTTATCGgtactttttctttccttgttgctgaaaaaactaaatttccCCCTGGGATCAAGAAAGACTTACAGTGCGTTGCAGTATGTTCACCCCATATGGCATTGCATATAatccaaatattaaaatggatttTATATTTGGATTAAATACATGGACCTGCACAAAATAAGTCACAATTGATGTGGTGAAACGAAAAGAAAAACGATCTGGTGCCACCAATTACCTTCAGAAGTCACACAACTTGTTAAATAAATTCCATCTGTGTGCAAGCTAAGTGTCACATGATCTGTCACATGATCTAGCAGAGCACCATTAAATCCATTACTACAAATGGAAAGAATATGGCACCACAATACACCTGCCAAGAGAGGACAAATACTCACGGCAAGCAAGGAGGAAGTTAATCAGAGAGGCAACAAAGAGACCAAAGATAACCCTGATAGAGTTGGAAAGCTCCACAGTATCTTTAACAGAGCTGGGCTTTATGGAAGACTGCCAGAAAAAAGCCAGTGCTTAaaagtattaataaatataaatgtcatgGCTAGGGGCCAACATACCAGAACAGATATCCAGAGTTCTCTTTTGACGGACACAGTCCTGGCCACATTGAGGGAAAAAAGGTTTGATCTGCAGCAAAGAATACAGTCATGTCAACAAGCACGATCATAGTGAGTGCAGCGTTATTGCAATctcgaaaaaaaacaaaaatacactaaCGTCActcagtaaaatattttaccTCAGCGTCAAACTGGCAGCAAAATCTTGGCCATTTATCCAGGCTGAATGTTACATTCAGGGTCGTCTGATTAGCCTGGAGGAGAGAGTTTTGTCATTGAGGCACAGAATTTAAGGAAGAAAACACTATAAGAACAcaataatcaattaaaatgtttgactATAATTCTGGAGCATCTGAATGTGAACACCTTGCTGTTTAAGAAAAAATGATGTCAGGTGTTTCGTGGGGCAATCTTGTAGTGGCATGTTGCTACACACCACATGCCGGCAACAGATGTGCGCCTTATTAGGTACACTTAGCGAAGACTGATGGAAAACATCGTTTTAAGGCCATTGTAGGTGAAAAGTAATTACAGAGCAGGGGGAAGGGGGTAGCATTCCAAAAACATATTCAGGACTTCCGAGATCAAAGTCAGATTTacgagaaaaaatatattgtctgAGATTATAGAGTCATAAACATGTGAGTGAAAACTGAGATTAAAGTCATGTGTATGTTTTAGTTTGCCAATGGGTTATCAGATAAATCCTAAAGATCTCTGATGCACGCCTCACACGGTCCTCAGAGGTCCTAAAACCTTGCATAGTGAAGAGATGTGGTTccttgaagaaaacaaaaccccagttaaaaaaagaaaaatacatttagtaaatttgtgactttaatctcagaaaatgtgtttttaacccAAATTTATGATTTTATAATCTCAAAGAATATGCAAATGTGttctaatttttttattttttgcttgttAATTTGAGATTTTTATCGAAAGGTTACCACTTTGATGCATATgcagtgtttatttatatatatgtgtgaatgATGCAAATATAGgtactttattttaagtatttttcttCAGTgggtttattttcttcattatgTAATGCATTTCACGTATTCTATTTCAGcttatgtttatattatttttactattactataaagagttttttttccattttagtcctgatttaaatgttaattctaTGTGTCTATTTTGCGTTATTCATAACACTCATGCATTTCATTCATGCATTTCTTAtatgaaaggtgctatactAATGAAGTTCATCATTGTtataacaataaataagtaTTCTCGTTTTGGGAAAAACACTTGAGAATTAAATTAGTctgaaatataaacacaatataCAATTCAAGAGCAACACAAACTACAGTTTGGTGTGTGCTTTGAAGAGACGTTTATCAAGTTAATCCAGTGGTTCATAAACCTTATTCTGTTTAATATCATAACCTAGTTATTGGTAAAGACAGTTTTATATGGCACATGATTCTACTCAATACACTAGGTAGACAGTAGGCCTACGAAAGAACAGAGGGAGATGCTGACATCTCACAAATGAACTGCAGCTCATGGCTCTGTGGGGACATACAGTACAATCAAGTGGTTCgcaaaaaaatgatgtgcacCATCAGTGGACATATACTGCATAAAGAGGCAGGACACAGTTTCCTGTACTGACATAAAGACAAGAACTAGGCTTAAAACTAGGCTGAGGTACAAAACACAGGATGTTGTCATGAGCACATGCAGTAATGTTCTCAGTCAAATCAcggaaaaaggaaaatgcatTCATCTTCTATGTGAGACAGCCTATTGCTACTCAAACAAGATACGTATCCAGTAGGCTTTGACCTCACCTTGTATGTAATGTCTGTTGCATGTTGGGTAGTGGAGCAGCGAACAATAACAGTGTATTTCTCACAGAGCGTGTCAGGAGTGAAGCTAACAGCCACAGCAGCTCTTCCACTGACTGCAGAGATCTGAGTCAGACTGATGTTAGGCTTCCACAGACTTCCTACAGTACAGCAACAAGGCAGCTTGTTAGAAATGGTATATGTGATTTACTCACTCTTACTGGGCTTTAGAATTTCAGGGACTCACCTCTCTCTATGCAAAACTTGGTCATCTGCATTGTGGGATCTGTGGGATCTGTACAATCTGAGTAAACCAGAGAATT is drawn from Anoplopoma fimbria isolate UVic2021 breed Golden Eagle Sablefish chromosome 23, Afim_UVic_2022, whole genome shotgun sequence and contains these coding sequences:
- the il17ra1a gene encoding interleukin 17 receptor A1a, whose translation is MAGLWTDGTVAMVVLRPVLLVMCVSLSSAVTVLSRPPLSCSRQGLRCTVTTTNCMDMTFLNVNKYTPSSPEGLQVRVDTRQDDTGDLYPVLVANWSIKDDGSVRDLTATELHVLEKSTNQNLCVRYSFKDELSMRSPTGQKWSFSADMLVVDPGQSYSVSVFNIPKPEQGHSNYDVRRDVNVPDCTDPTDPTMQMTKFCIERGSLWKPNISLTQISAVSGRAAVAVSFTPDTLCEKYTVIVRCSTTQHATDITYKANQTTLNVTFSLDKWPRFCCQFDAEIKPFFPQCGQDCVRQKRTLDICSVKPTDAPDVPMYTFVVLGVVFMCAVMAVMMYVLCRKPGKTGVTAAPVVDEIPWEQPKQPPKVLVIYSQDHRLYRDVVLKLCAFLQAKCGTKVLVDMLDSTSVGMVGRLRWLEWQRQQLKNPSDKILVLCSQGVQAKWRAMCGQGRVTLREDVLSPTDDMLTPFLNLFLPDMHQAGMLGRYMVAYFDDISREQDVPSVFDIAVKYKLMKHFEELYFRILDIEKYQPGQVNHIKGIGGDEYFDCPSGRALKNAIEAFHAYQVENPDWFERECVNDEEEVMTEANRLIDQLQIPPVLECVPLIRDGLPVYIHEVQINENGESLLVLTPELNPEHKLLSVAELIPVVNPERKHHYLSNLDEVLTDHVHPHSPRPESVYIVEPVLNNLRPPRQNWLSLQAEPSGQIPIENEEEDSLLPMGHLSARLEKRSSAPKDTLNSKPQEFTCDSMQREYFHQSEIGHFQPAEMEEDEVLEPSGKGSSSGSDQGYISKISSQHEHPVKEDPLVALRRLQEELFHKNLGYSDIGPEGN